In Polaromonas sp. JS666, one genomic interval encodes:
- a CDS encoding DUF167 domain-containing protein has product MAAPRNATGDSFFAWDGDVLVVNILGKPAASRDAIGKPKGTQLKVSVTAAPKSGKATDHMVRFLAPLFGVAVADIEVVFGQENVNKQLRIKAPKKLPEVFTAK; this is encoded by the coding sequence ATGGCCGCACCGCGCAACGCCACCGGCGACTCGTTTTTTGCCTGGGACGGGGATGTGCTGGTGGTCAACATCCTGGGCAAGCCCGCCGCCAGCCGCGACGCCATTGGCAAGCCCAAAGGCACGCAGCTCAAAGTCAGCGTCACCGCCGCGCCGAAGAGTGGCAAGGCCACCGACCACATGGTGCGCTTCCTGGCGCCGCTGTTCGGCGTGGCGGTGGCCGACATCGAGGTGGTGTTTGGCCAGGAAAACGTCAACAAGCAACTGCGCATCAAGGCCCCCAAAAAGCTGCCTGAGGTGTTCACCGCCAAGTGA